TCACGGTACTCAACCTCAATGCCTTGGTCGGGTTGCCACCAAGTCCGCGCCGCAGCGATGGTACGTTCGTCATTTTTGAAGTCGACGGCGAGCGGATGGCGCTGTGCGTAGATGCAGTCGACGATATCGTCAGCTGCGAGCGCGCACAGTTGTTGCCGGTACCCGAAAGCTTTCCGGTCCGCTGTGCGAGCGATTTCAGCGGCGTCCTGCCGACCGCTAGCGAATTGCTCTACGTGCTCGACCCGCAAATGTTTGCCGCCGAGCGGCGCGAAGAGTAAACGCTCGGCAGGGCTCACTGGCCGCCACGACTACCCGTTGTGGACAGCTTGCGCTTCGTCCGTTGTAATAAACGGCGAATCAAGGCGACCCTGAGGCGAACCGCGAGCTGCTGATCAATGCCGGCCGATGCGATTGCGACAACACGAGCTCTCGTCGACGAGATTTATCGCACCGAATCGCGCCGTGTCTATGCCACGCTCGTGCGGTTGCTCAATGACTTCGATCGCGCGGAAGAAGCCCTGCACGAAGCGTTCGCAGTGGCCGTGGAACAATGGGCCACCGAAGGTGTGCCAGCCAATCCGGTGGCCTGGCTGGTCTCGACGGGGCGCTTTAAGGCCATCGATGCGATGCGACGGCGCGTGCGCTTCGATGCTTCAATAACCGAACTGGCAGCGCGGTTTGAAGATGTAGCCTCTACCAATGCTGCCAAAGCGGGCGAAGAAATTGCCGACGATCGCTTGCGGCTGATCTTCACCTGTTGTCACCCGGCCATCGCCCCCAGTACTCAAGTTTCGCTCACATTGCGCGAAGTCTGCGGGCTAACGACCGAAGCGATCGCGAGTGCTTTCATCACCGCGCCGGCAACCCTCGCCCAGCGCATCGTGCGGGCGAAGGCGAAGATTCGCGACGCGAAAATCCCCTATCAAGTTCCCGCGCGAGAAGAGCTCCCCGAGCGGTTAGAGTCGGTACTGCAAGTTGTCTATTTAGTCTTCAACGAAGGCTATTCAGCTTCGTCGGGGAGCGAACTGACTCGGCCCGACCTATCGGGTGAAGCGATCCGCCTTGGCCGTTTGCTGGTGGAACTGCTGCCGGAACCTGAAGTCATCGGACTCCTGGCACTCATGCTGTTGCACGAATCGCGGCGCGCGGCCCGCACTTCACCGAAGGGTGAAATCGTGCTGCTGGAAGAGCAAGATCGAACGCGCTGGAATCGCGAGCAAATTGCCGAAGGAAAGACGCTTATCGAGCGGTCGGTGGCATCGCGCGCCTTTGGACCGTTCACCATTCAGGCAGCCATTTCGGCCGTCCACGCCGACGCTCCGACCGCTGCCGAGACCGAATGGAACCAGATCGTCAGTTTGTACGATGTGCTGCTGCGAATGAATCCTTCGCCGGTCGTTGAGTTGAACCGAGCCGTGGCGGTTGCGATGCGGGACGGTCCTGCCGCCGGGATCACCTTGATCGATGCCCTCTTGGCCCGGCAAGAACTGGTCGACTATCACTTGGCGCATGCTGCCCGGGCCGATTTGTACCGTCGATCCGGCCAGTTAGATGCTGCCCGCAATTCCTATCGGCAGGCGTTAGCGCTGGCTCGGCAGGAGCCGGAACGGCGATTTCTCGAAAAACGGCTAATGGAACTGGGTTAGGCCGCTGAAGTGAACTTTTTCGAACAAAACCAAACGCCTTGTCGATTTGGTCCCGAGCAGGGCGACTACTCAGTAGACAGCCTGTTATTCCCGCTGCGAGGAGTTCGCAATGCAATATATCTGCCTGATCGCCGCCGAAAACATGATGGAACACTTCACTGCCGAAGAAGCGGCGCGGCAATACGACGAATATCAGGAAATTACCGAGCAACTTCGCCGCAGTGCTCAACTGGTCAGCTGCAATCGACTCAAACCACCCGAAGATGCGACGACGGTGCGCGTGCGGGGTGGCAAAGCACAGGTCATCGATGGCCCCTATGCCGAGACGAAGGAGCAACTGGGGGGCTATTACGTCATCGAAGCCAAGGATCTAAACGAAGCCATTCAAATCGCCGCCCGCTTTCCGGGGGCCCGCTATGGCTGCGTCGAAGTTCGGCCGATTGCCGTCGATGATCAGACCCGTACTGCACTGGGTTTCTAGTTGACCCTTGTCGAAAACCAGACCACTTCAGCGACAATCATTCAAAGGAACTCGCGATGAAATACATGCTCCTCATTTATAGCGACGAAAACAATTGGACCGCCGAAGAGCGCGAGGCTTGTATGGCGGAGTCGGCAGGCCTGTGCCACGAGTTGCATGCTCGCGGGCAGTTTCTCGCCGCGTCGCCGCTGCATCCAGTATCACTCGCCACCAGCGTGCGAGTTCGCAGCGGGAAGCGACTCGTTACCGATGGTCCCTTTGCCGAAACGACCGAGCAATTGGGCGGTTATTTTTTGCTCGAAGCCAACGACCTGGATGAGGTCATCGCAATTGCCAGTCGCATTCCGGGCGCGAAAAAAGGTACGGTCGAAATTCGCCCCATCTTTGAATTGAACACGCTGCCGGTCGCTGCTGCTGCCGACTTAGCCACCGCCAAGTAACACAACTGGTTGCTGGGCCTGCGATTGAACTGTTGTGTGCCGGACTCGCTCGCATCACTTGCCAGCTGGTTGCCGTCTGGCCTCTTCGTACAAATCACTCACCTTGTCTGGGAGAAAACGAATGAAAGTCATGGTCTTCGTCAAAGCCACCAAAAGCTCCGAAGCGGGCGAAATGCCGCCACCAGAACAACTCACCAAGTTGTTTGAAGAAATGGGCAACTACAACGAGCAACTTGTCAAAGCGGGCATCTTGCTGGCCGGCGATGGCTTGCAGCCGAGTTCGAAAGGGGTTCGCGTCCACTTTTCCGGTCCTAACCGGACGGTGACCGACGGCCCATTCGCCGAAACCAAGGAGCTCGTCGCCGGGTATTGGTTGTGGCGCGTGAAGTCGCTGGAAGAAGCGATCGAGTGGGTCAAGCGTTGCCCGAATCCGATGATGGAAGACTCCGAGATCGAAATTCGGCCGGTTTTCGAAGCGGACGATTTTGGCGAAGCGTTTACTCCGGAGCAGCGCGAACGAGAGGCAGCGATTCACGCGAAAGGTCTGGGCCTGGAATTTCCGCGCTACGAAGACGGACAGGAGATGTTGATTGCGGGGCACAACCAGAGCTACACGATGGAGACGCGCAGCCAGATTCCGCAGCAGTGGGAGGTGTTCGCCCCGCACATCGGCAAGGTTCCGGGGCAGCAAGGGACTACTTCGTATGGCGTCTGTTGGAACGTCAAGAACAAGTGTGACTTTGACTACCTCACCGGAGTCGAACTCAAGCCGGGAGCCAAACTGCCCGCTGGCTTCACGCCGGTGAAATTGGCCCCTCATCGATACATCGTTTTCACCCACGTCGGTCCAATTACGTCGTTCCCGCAGACCATCGAAACGATTTGGTCGAAGTGGGCACCCGATTGCGGCCTGAAGTTAGCCGCCGCTCCTTGCGTTGAACGCTACACGGCCGAATTCGACCCGCAGACTGGTGGCGCTGAAATCTGGATTGCCCTGGAACGCTAAGAACGCGAACTTAGCAGCCTCCCACCCAACGCGACTCCAATCGTC
Above is a window of Anatilimnocola aggregata DNA encoding:
- a CDS encoding YciI family protein, which codes for MKYMLLIYSDENNWTAEEREACMAESAGLCHELHARGQFLAASPLHPVSLATSVRVRSGKRLVTDGPFAETTEQLGGYFLLEANDLDEVIAIASRIPGAKKGTVEIRPIFELNTLPVAAAADLATAK
- a CDS encoding GyrI-like domain-containing protein — translated: MKVMVFVKATKSSEAGEMPPPEQLTKLFEEMGNYNEQLVKAGILLAGDGLQPSSKGVRVHFSGPNRTVTDGPFAETKELVAGYWLWRVKSLEEAIEWVKRCPNPMMEDSEIEIRPVFEADDFGEAFTPEQREREAAIHAKGLGLEFPRYEDGQEMLIAGHNQSYTMETRSQIPQQWEVFAPHIGKVPGQQGTTSYGVCWNVKNKCDFDYLTGVELKPGAKLPAGFTPVKLAPHRYIVFTHVGPITSFPQTIETIWSKWAPDCGLKLAAAPCVERYTAEFDPQTGGAEIWIALER
- a CDS encoding RNA polymerase sigma factor → MPADAIATTRALVDEIYRTESRRVYATLVRLLNDFDRAEEALHEAFAVAVEQWATEGVPANPVAWLVSTGRFKAIDAMRRRVRFDASITELAARFEDVASTNAAKAGEEIADDRLRLIFTCCHPAIAPSTQVSLTLREVCGLTTEAIASAFITAPATLAQRIVRAKAKIRDAKIPYQVPAREELPERLESVLQVVYLVFNEGYSASSGSELTRPDLSGEAIRLGRLLVELLPEPEVIGLLALMLLHESRRAARTSPKGEIVLLEEQDRTRWNREQIAEGKTLIERSVASRAFGPFTIQAAISAVHADAPTAAETEWNQIVSLYDVLLRMNPSPVVELNRAVAVAMRDGPAAGITLIDALLARQELVDYHLAHAARADLYRRSGQLDAARNSYRQALALARQEPERRFLEKRLMELG
- a CDS encoding YciI family protein, translated to MQYICLIAAENMMEHFTAEEAARQYDEYQEITEQLRRSAQLVSCNRLKPPEDATTVRVRGGKAQVIDGPYAETKEQLGGYYVIEAKDLNEAIQIAARFPGARYGCVEVRPIAVDDQTRTALGF
- a CDS encoding chemotaxis protein CheW; the protein is MSQLMAATSADSLELITFRTGDMLFGLNIRQVREINCQLPLTPLPCDARHLCGVISLRGDVLTVLNLNALVGLPPSPRRSDGTFVIFEVDGERMALCVDAVDDIVSCERAQLLPVPESFPVRCASDFSGVLPTASELLYVLDPQMFAAERREE